A region from the Triticum urartu cultivar G1812 chromosome 1, Tu2.1, whole genome shotgun sequence genome encodes:
- the LOC125539848 gene encoding uric acid degradation bifunctional protein TTL-like yields MATLTVEDVLRVNGSRRFAVALAAASPFGSLADALLAARRIWRNEVDVPGWLEAFAANPPIGTTSLSISKWSKEEQSVARSTATHSTAQDLSEWNAKYRDKFGFVFLICATGRTAPEVLAELKRRYANTMIVELEIAAEEELKITELRLAKLFSPETAAPRL; encoded by the exons ATGGCGACGCTGACTGTTGAGGACGTGCTGCGGGTGAATGGCAGTCGCCGGTTCGCCGTCGCGCTGGCCGCCGCCTCCCCCTTCGGCTCTCTCGCCGACGCGCTACTCGCCGCCCGCCGCATCTGGCGCAACGAG GTGGACGTGCCTGGATGGCTGGAGGCCTTCGCCGCCAACCCGCCCATCGGCACCACCTCCCTCTCCATCTCCAA ATGGAGCAAGGAGGAGCAATCAGTTGCGCGTTCCACAGCGACTCATTCGACTGCACAG GACTTGTCCGAATGGAATGCCAAATACAGGGACAAGTTTGGGTTTGTCTTTCTGATATGCGCAACTGGGAGGACCGCCCCCGAGGTCTTAGCTGAGCTCAAG AGGCGTTATGCAAATACGATGATTGTTGAACTTGAGATTGCGGCAGAGGAAGAACTGAAGATAACTGAACTGCGTCTTGCAAAACTTTTCTCGCCAGAGACTGCAGCTCCCCGACTTTAG